The Agrobacterium vitis region CTCAGGAGACATGCTTTAACAGGCAAAACCGTTGCACGGCTGGCTGGCATCTCGCAAGACGGGAATTCTTTAAAATTGCCGTTGTCATCGCGTTGCGGTTCTGCGCTGGAATTGCAGTTTCAGCTCTTCCTTTAATCGGTTCCGGTTTGAGGAATTATGCAGTACAGCGTCTTTGGCCCGCGCTCTTTGCCCGTGCTCTTGGGGGCGTTGCCGTGCAGGCACGGCATAATATGCGAACCGAATGGGGTTCTCGACGTTATGCCTCGTCAAGGCTTGCCGCGCTGCCGGTACATGACTGTTTCTGCTTTCATCCGTCACGGATAAGGCCTCTGTGACGGAGAAAACCATGCTGATTATCCTGCTGCTCAAGGGCGTGTTGCTCGGCATTGCCGTGGCTGCACCCATTGGGCCAATCGGCACGCTCTGCATCAACCGCACCATGGAGCGCGGTTTCTGGCACGGGGTCTCTGCCGGGCTTGGAGCTGCCATCGGCGACATGGTGTTCGCCATTGCTGCCGCAGCGGGCTTTGCGGCCATGCAGGATCTGCTGGCTGAAATATCGCTGCCGCTGAAATTGGTCGGCGGCACGCTTATCCTGCTGATCGGTATCCGCATGCTTGAAGCCAGGCCACCACGACCGGCAGCACAGATCAAGGCGAGCGATTTTATCCGTACCACCATTTCCACCTTCGGACTGACCATTACCAATCCTGCAACGATTTTCGGTTTCGCAGCGCTATTTGCAGGTGCGGGCCTCGCCGATACCGGAGATGTCAGCCCATTCTTTCTGGTGGCAGGGGTATTTCTCGGGTCGCTGATCTGGTGGTTTGCGCTGTGCGGCGCCGTCGTCTGGCTGAAAAGCCGATTGCCGGACCATTTCACGATCTGGGTGCAACGCGGCTCCGCCGTGCTGCTGATCGGCTTCGGCCTGATTTCGCTCGGCCTTGCCGCCCGGCAATATTGGGGTGGGTGAGGGCGAGCATTTCCAGGAAAAGTGTGTAGCGGTTTTCCGTTCGGACATGCTATGGGCATTTCCAGGAA contains the following coding sequences:
- a CDS encoding LysE family translocator; this encodes MLIILLLKGVLLGIAVAAPIGPIGTLCINRTMERGFWHGVSAGLGAAIGDMVFAIAAAAGFAAMQDLLAEISLPLKLVGGTLILLIGIRMLEARPPRPAAQIKASDFIRTTISTFGLTITNPATIFGFAALFAGAGLADTGDVSPFFLVAGVFLGSLIWWFALCGAVVWLKSRLPDHFTIWVQRGSAVLLIGFGLISLGLAARQYWGG